In the Drosophila willistoni isolate 14030-0811.24 chromosome 3R, UCI_dwil_1.1, whole genome shotgun sequence genome, TAAAGTATATAAAAGACAAGGAGAGCGAGcagaaagatagagagagagagagagagaaatgggAGGAGGAAACATTTACCACGATATAACGAAATAGAAGTGCCAGGCCAAAAGGATATAGTCCAGTCCAGTGACGTATTCCTAAGGGGGGGTCACTCTGAGCATTTtgaagtttttaattaaatgtttatctgtttattttttgggATAATAAGTATCATTACCTTTGTCGAAAATTTCTTAACGAATAAATCTTTTAAGAGTGCTTCAATTTACAATGAAAGaggtttaaaaattttagtttagGTAATGCtatcatttattttaataaatatattgataAAATAGCCTAATTAAGCCATTCAATTAAATCATAGATTCTCTGTCTTCTTCTAAATAATAGAAAACCCCTCACAAACTAAATGTCCATGTCGTTGTCCTTTGAAGTGAAACAGAATGAAACGCTTGCAGGACTCCCCGAAAAAGGCTCGTAAAGTTTTCGGTCTTTTATGGGCTTTGGCAAGTTTCAAGTTGAATAATTGTTGATTCCCTGTTTtaatacatttcttttttttttgttttgtgttttgtttttgtttctctctgtTATTTTTCTAATAAGTTTGATGACCCTTTGGCGTGGCAAACAGATCTTTTGACTTTGTAGTTGCCTTGtggaaaaatttaattgcagaagagagaaaagaaaaggaaaaaaataaaacgaggatagaaagaaagagataTACTtagttatgtatgtatataagttcTAGGCTTAAAAATACGCGAATATTTTCATGTGCGTTTCATTTTTATGATGCAGACTCTCATAAAAACTGAAGAGTCGCCATCGTCTTCGTCTCTCTCACTTTGAGGTGAGTTGAGGTTTACTTCTTTCcttcagtgtgtgtgtgtgtgtgtgtttttttttaatgtgccGAAAGGGCGCACAGACAAACAATCGAACGAAGGAAACAAATGTTGAGGGGGTGGCAGGAGCGGGTAGTGCGGGGGGGAATGGGGGAGAACAATTTCTAGAGACGAAGATTTAGATGCCATTTTTCGCAAATAcgaatattttttattacctTTTTGGTCTCAGCAGACATTGAAATATGCATTCTAAAGTGTTGTCATGTCTCTGGGTGCTGGTCTATATGCTAAGGCCGGGAAAAAGCTACGGGGGGTGGGAGGAGTTACGTCCCGGCGAGGGGTATCGTCATAAAATCGTAAAATAAAATGTGAGTTTTGTGCTCTATTCTCAGCTCTGTTCTGGTTTCGTTTCAAAGGAAAGTTTTGATGTTCATTTGTGATaatatttctatttctattttatttcaaattttttttcttgctttttagttggttcTTTCCGTAAGGAAACCAGAAACCTCTAAGAAACACAAGACCTTGTGCTGGCGCCACTTGATTTGTTCacttattttttaattaaaacaaaaaaaaaagagcaagagcaacaaaatgccaaatataaacaaaaatttcaactcgAGAAATTTAACACTTTGCCTCTTCAGAATTAAGCAACAtcaagagcagcagcaacaacaacaacaaccttcAATTGTCAGCACAAAAGTATGAAGGCAAGAGGGCCTTTCCCTCTTAAAGATGAAGCTGGAGGTAGAAATAGGGGCAAGTAAAGAAGCTGCTGGCAAAAAGGAATTGTTTTTCATTTGGCCAAAGCTTTTGTtgcaccagcaacagcaacagaagcagCCATCAGACCAAATGATGAAAAAGCCATTGCATACTTTCGTGAGCTGCCCGGAAATGCAGGCGAACCATCCTCCTCGCTATCCCAGCCTTCCTCTCGACATCTATCCTTCCGGAAATGAAAACTACTAGTGGAAGTCGAAGTGCCCGGGCACACGTTGGTCGGTTGGGTCTGTGTGCGGGGTTTTTGAGGGGTAGAACCATTCAACTTAAATTGTAAACATAAAACTATGCAGCGAAATTGATTTGATTAAAGGCAACACGCCTGGCCCAGCATCCGAAATGAGCTCGAACAAGGCCAAGAAGAGAGCAATTGTAGTGGCaacacagaaagagagagaaagaaagtgAAGTTAAATGTATTTGCCACACGTCGAATGAGCAATACTCTTTGCTTTCAGATATCTAAAAGAAATCAAGTAAATATTTGGTAAAAATCTTACAATTGCTGGTTTTAATTATGGCATGGATTGTTATTCATGGATTCAAAAATGTAACGAAATTTCTGATTATTTATGATGCCCATTCTGATTAATTTCTTAAGATTTTGGAGTGCTATTTGCTTTGATTTGTCGAAATTAAGCTAGCTAATCAAAGGTAATAAATTAACAGTCatttcaaaattcaagaatttGTCAATAATTTCAGAAATAAAACTAGTTCATTGTAAAAAGTATCCTTTTAAAACATTAGACTGTCAGTTTTGAAGAAAAAATAGTCCGAAAAGTACAGGGAAGATTTAAAAATAggttcaaatatttaaaaccttgaattttttgaataaaaatatgtttctCAGTTAGAAATCACTAAGCTGTTTTTACTGACAGTAACCAAAGCATATTGAAAAAATAGCCAATTCATATCACTGTATGCATATTTACTTTATGGTATTTAtcagtttttatttattttttcttgtttgagAAATGTTCAATTCAAAAGTTAACCAATtgacatttttcatttttgaataattGGGACTTTTGTTGAGAGGCAACTTTGTCTGTTATTTTGTCAACAACTTCACATAGCAgtaataaacatttaaaaaatattttcaagatacttttttttcttgatgATTATTATTGTCCAACAATATCCGTTGATTTCTAATTTCCGCTGAGTCGTGtcgttaaacaaaaaactctcaaacatacatacttaaaaaaacaaattcaaaatccTTCTCCGTCTCCATTATATGGGAGAGCGGAGGCAACCATAATAAATgccataaaaataacaaaataaaaccaaattatTATAGTTTTGCGACTTGAGCTGAGACGAGGCGAGTTTCTTCAAGGTTTCGGCTTACGTTGCTCAAATTTCATCGCACCATTCATTCATTCTTCTttcattcccattcccattttcattttcatttgccaTTTCCATACGATATTTTTTGGTTCGTGTTTATTATTCTTTGGGCTCCCCCCCTTtgcgtgttgttgttggattgGACTGAGTAGGGTTGGATTGGGTTTGGTTTGCTTTGGAGGTTCGTCTTCGTCTTCATGTTCTcgttcttcttgttttttatgATACCGCGTTACGCTCTTATTTTAGTGGACACgcattattaaaaaataaacaatatgtTTTGCGTTgatgtatatatttcaatatagAAGTCATACAGACATagagacatacatacatacacatggaCACACATCCAACAAGATGCTAAGTCGTCGTCTTCGACGTCGCGAATCATTTTCAGCTACAGCTACTACgagtatttcttttttttctgtttttggtttttttttcttttctggtTCTGTGGAAATTTTCGTGCGGATCATAAAAATTACGAGCTGAGTCGAGCGAGCCAAGCGAATAAACAATATGAGGGTGGAAATAGACTTTATTAAGACGAAGTGTAGATACTCTTCGATTAAAGCGAACATTAAATAGACTCTAATTAATCTCTTGAATATGCTAGTGAGACATACAAGACTCCTGACTTTATTTCCTCAAAAAGTTTAGAACAAATTTAGTTAGTAATATGTTTCCTTTAATATCTATTGATCTCCTAGAATGTTTACTGTGAATATTTGAAAAAGGATATGTTATTCATGAAATATTTCTTCAAATTCGCTCAAATGTAACTTGCCAAAACTCAAAAATCCACTAGATAAGgtatattttcattaaacttaCTCATAAACACTCAAGAGACAGAAACTTTGAATTAAACAATTtagaaatatacatttttctaTTAGATATATCCAGTATATTGTTTCTATTAAAAAATGGCTTATTGTTATCAGTGAGATTCAGAATAatctaaaataataataatgattaaaAGAGTACTTTTTATGAAACTATATTAATATTCTATTACACCCCGCCCACATCGGGGTTTTTTGGCCTTATTAATCAATATAAATTCTAAAAAAGTTATTTCTGATCCTCTAACTTCGATTTAAACGATTGTGAAATTGATAGCTTCTCATTTTTAATACGCTCCAAAGCAATCTTAGATgatttaatatatctattatGGTTGAAATACATTTTCAAATCGCAGCATTCTATAATCTTAGCTGATGAAGAGACAATCAACACCAAGCGAACTACATGATATAACAACATCTACTTATTTAGTTAAAGTACTAAATTTGTTAAGAATCTGTGCTCGTTTCTACGACGACATATTACAATTAATcaagcaattaaaaatcacAAAGAACTTAAAGAATTGCCTTAAAACAAATAGATGTATGTGTATTCCGATTGGTTTTGGCACTTTCGAAGTAATAACTTATTTTGAAAATCTAATAGTTTTTCGATACTGGGGCCTCAAAACTATTAAAAATAATGACATATTTATAAAGatttaaagaaacaaacaaataatgcCATAGAGAAAGCGAATAGAATGCACTTTAGACAGTTTTTATTTGagtttattagtttttttaatGAATACTTGAAACACAAAGAATTCATTATGAAAGAGTATTaaagaacacaaaaacaaaagacttaattttacatattttttctgTAGAGTACTTGAGATTAATGCGACAAACCGAGTGAAATGAACGTGCCGAAAAGACTATATTATATGCAGTGTATATAGGGATTTCAATTGATGCTTATGATATTGGATACTGAAGACGATGAGTGGTTTTCAATGTTCGCTTGAGCTCAAATTAGTTCGACTGCGACAATTAGAAATCAGGCAAAACGAATTCACGAACAGCCCGGACCAGTATAGGATCGGGAGGCATTATCTTAAAATGCCTCATAAAAATCACATTTTGCgttataaacaataaaaaaaaaacaaagaaaaaaaaaacagaaagacaGCAGAAACTCCAGCTGCTTTCTTGGTCAACTTCAAGACTCTTTGAGCTGGccataaaatttgcttttacgAGCGCAAAAGGAACCAGGTAACTAACTAAACAAGCCCCAAAGGAGGATGGATTTGAGGATAGCCTTGTGCCATGAGCCTTGCCTTTTGGCTGACAGACATTACAATGATTTTAATGAGTTTTATGGCTTAAGCTCGAGACTATGGTCACCCCATATGGTGGACCGGGGTGTGCTTTTATTTTAcctttgctattttttttttttttgttttgcgtcCATTACTATATTGCAATTGAGCTTAAGAATATTGTAATTACTTGGCAAATTgtattaacaaacaaaaacatacatataaattaatttaatttctctttcatttctttctttctttcacaGCGATAATTAAAATAGCACCAAAAATATGCATactaattaattaatcaattaatAGTTGGAGCTACACCATGTTAAAGCCACTGGATAAATgttatataatattaatacactcacatataatatatatatatattattaaatatgtatatatgcaatTATTCACTTAAGTGAAACAATTAATCaataaattgattgatttttcaCTATGCTTAATTCATATCAAATTTAACTTACATGCATACAAATgtgtaaaatatatttcactcccccaaaattgaaaaaaaaatatatatatatgtatacatataatcAAATTGATctcaaaagaaaattatagaaaaaaaacataacaaataAACAGAATTTATAAAAGTGAAATATATGATTGTAGAAAATAAGAAACTCGTTgacaaaactaaacaaaaaaatacccCGATATATTTGTGGGACGTTCTGAATTCCTAATCGTTGTAGCGTGTTTGAAAATATGtagtaaaaagtttaaattgaatttagaGAATAgcttttaaacaaaaaattaaatgtcatCAAAGTTTTTCTAACAAAGTTCAGAACACCCAATTGTcgtgtatatatatctatacataCAACATGAAATGAAGgcaacacaaaacacaaatatatattttcacaTTTAAATTATGTTTAGTAGTTTATATTCATTTGATCATGTGGGTTTTAGAGAAAAGCCTAAAAAGTTTCCTTATTTCACAcagaattttaaataaaattatatacatcCACAATTTGTGtataataaaacataaaattcaattagaaCGACAATGTTAAATgtaaatgcaaattaaaattatatttttcttcttgacAACAgagaattttcatttcatgttGTATACTTGATatgacaaatatttatatatacatatattatcgGCTTcaaatgctatttttttttcttgtttctgAAATGTAAGGATCTAAATAGATCTTaacaaaattgatttaaaacgaaatatttataGATACATTTGCAAGCTTCAAGCTATTAAGCTAATTGCTAcacaaaattaaatcaaatctgtttaaaatattcatatatatataaagaaatttacGGATATCGAGATTATAATCAGCTTGCATAGATAAGTAAggtacataaatatatatatattatctcCAATTTATATCCATTGTTTCTGTGGGCTGTGCGCTGCCAAGTAAATGCAGTTTTATTAtccattattattatgattttatactttaaatgaaattttcatattttcttattattattttttttttttttaatttttacatGAGAACTGATTTAACATTGgcatatacaaaaataagttTTAGATATATATCGGATTAAGTaagaatttaatattaaattaaccaaaaatgtTATGCTATTCATATTGTAGTTGGaacttttgtatatatatcatCTACtcaataaattaaacaatatagaagaaaaataattcCGAAAACTGTTTGGAAAAGAACATAAAAAAGCGAACAATTTAAAATGCTTAAATTCATTAAAGACAAACTTGATTAACTTAAATGTAAGTCCAAACGCGAATAAAATAGTGGAATATTACATACCAAAGAGACCCTTGAGATCATCAATGGTGAGTTTGGTGCTAACCTTGGCGCCGGTCAATACACCTTCGGCTAGTTCTAGTTTACGATCTTGCAGAGCTTTGATGCGCTCCTCCACAGTTTCCAGGCACATGAATTTATAGATGACTACATCCTTCTTCTGACCCACACGATATATACGATCCTGTGCCTGACACTCCAACTGTGGATTCCAATGTAGATCCAATAATAATAAGTGATTGGCCCCAATGAGATTCAAGCCCACGCCGCCAGCGGTTAGGGAAAGCAATAGAATACGTTTTGGATTGCGTGGATCATTGAATTGATTGACAATATCCTGACGGCTTTTAACTGGAATCGTTCCATTCAGTGATAAAGTATCAAACTTATCTTTCTCCAAATGATCTCTCAAAATGTCCAAGACGCCAGTCCACTGTGAGACAATAATGGCCTTATCATTCGATTTGCCTCTAAATATCGATGTCTTGagtatttcaataatttttagCATCTTGGAAGATGgtctttttaaattaaagacCGGATTACTCCGTTTTAGCACGTTACTGGACGCCTTAGCAATGCGTGCCTCATCGCCACGCAAAGGTGGACCATCATCATCGTGTTCATCATCAGCGCCGCCACGGCTACTGCGGCTGCCACGACTTCCTCGACCAGAGCGATTTGATGAATTCGAAGTGTCTGTAATGGCCAATTTATTGAGCTGAGCCAATAAATCAATTTCCGGTGAATCCTCTTCGCTGCTATTATTTGCCATTTTATCAGCGCCGTTATCCTCCAGCATCTAGgggaatatttaattggtataatgaaatttgaataGGAAGGgtaattaaaaccaaaaaaatgcaAACGACACCTTTCGGTTAACGCTTGGACTATGTTATCCACAACTTACCGAGTCAATTAAACCAGGATGACAGCAAATCTGTCGAAGACGCAGTAATAGCACCAATATATCATGGGACTTTACCTCCTTTTTGCTGCCAGCCATTTTGGCAAACTTTTGATGCATTTTATAGTAAGCACCATTGGGATCTTTGATTTGATTATATGTTGGTTTATTAGCATCGCTAATAAAATTCATATCGCTATCTTTTTCCGAACGCTGGAACAAGAATTGTGCAAACAATGTCCTCGAATAGGTTAATACCTTCTGATATACATTCATTTCATCTTTATCGAGATTTATCTCAATCAATCGCAACTCTTTTTGTGGTagattatttaattttccgtCCAATTGTAATTGGGCTTTGGTACGTCGCAACATTAATGATTTCATCAGAAGATTCAAACGATTCTGACCACCAGCACTTTTATTATCAATCCATTTCTTCCAAGTGGCCAAATCATCGAATGGCGAACAACGCAAAAACTTTAGCAAAGCATAGACATCGAGTTCCTTGTTCTGAATGGGAGTTCCGGTAAGGGCCCAACGATATTTGGCACGCAAGGCACTAACAGCAATCGATGTTTGAGCTTTGTGATTGCGTACAACATGAGCCTCGTCCAGGATTATGCGGCGCCACTTCATACCGAACAGAGCGCCACTGGCCTTTTGCTCACGAGCTACAATCTGATAAGTGGTTACCACGAGATCATAGGTCCGTAAGTGTTTGGACTTCGTTTCACGATTATTGCCATGATGCACACACACAGTAAGACGATTGCGAGATACTTTTGATTCCACTTCACCCTCCCATTGGCGTAGCAAACTGGCCGGACAGACCACCAAAGTGCCGCCTTTGTGATCTTAATTGAGAAAGAGATAGGCGGAGAaagattataaaattaaacaccttgaatttgtttgcattttttggtatttggtatCTTACAATCTTTACGCCCCTTCGAATTCCAACCACCTGTGCTCTTTCGCTTACTTCCAGTATCATCATCACTCTCGCTTTCTGAGCCAGCATCACCTCGAGCGTCCTGCCGATTTTTGCACGCTAGCACAGAGGATATCATAGTTAAAGTCTTTCCCAGACCCATATCATCTGCTAGAATACCACCGCGGGGACTTTGACTTTCACGCCAGGAAAGCCAGGCGAGCGCATGCTTTTGATGTCCCATTAATTGAACCTTTAATCCCTGGGGATCATCGGCCATGACATTTTCCGCTGGACAACCCTTCAGTGAGCCATGCAAATCctgcaacaaaaataaatacatacattatAAGAGACCCAAAAACGGCTTAACAAGTGCCCTGTAGATATAACCGATCAGTGTGTGAATTTGTAATCTTGACGTGGTTATTTCTTGTGATCGAATTCCGCACAGTAACTCGTGCCAGGAATTAATCAATGGAAAAGCCAGTAACTCAGATATCCGTTCAGTTTCATcatgataaatatatatatgtaagtctATCGGTAACCGGATTAACCAAGAACATACCTTTAATGCATCCACAGTTAGGGCCTTTTGTGTATTGAATGTGGCCAAGCCTTGAGCTCCCGTATACTTGGGCTGTATCTGATTCACTGCCGCCGACAATTCATCCCAGTCTGGAGCCTCATTTTGATTGGACTTTCGAACGGGTGCTACTACCGTAGGCTTAGTAACCTTTTTCGGTGTTACTTTCTCCACGTTTAATCCTTCAACGAATTTTTCTTGCTTTGCTATGTTTTCACGTAAGCTAGATATACGGTTTCTCATCTGGTAGCCTTTATCTGGCAATTTATGCGACACATTTTGATATAACTTTACGGCATCATTCAGCTGCACTTTCAATTCGTTAAGTTTGCGCATCTCATCTTGGTAAATGGGCTTTGCCACAAGCTGATCTTCGCTTTTTATACGTGATCGTCTTGGGGCAGATGGCACTGGTGAAGTGCGTTGCTTTAGAGCCATTTGAATAGTCGGTTGAACAAGATTTTTCGCGGCCTTTACCACAGCCGCTCCAGCACTACTACGTGGTGAATGATGGCGCGTTGACCGCGATGCAAACGGCGGTCCAGATCTATTCTCCTTGCCAATGCTATCATCATCTTCTGTGCTAGATATTTCTATAAGTGGCTGGCGGTTGCTTACAATCATCACATCACTGCCAGCAGAATTATTCTGAGATGATGATTCTTCCACTTCCACTTCCAAGGCATCTCCAAAGAGAGTAGAGTGCAGATTGTTGGACTCCATTTGGTTGACAAACTGTGTGGTATAACGAGGCAAAAGATTGGCAGCCCCATCAGTGGCCTGACGGTAACGAGCAGCGGCTGCATCTTCCTGCTCTTCATCCGCTTCTGGCTCATCTGGTTGCTCCTCCTCCCCATCAGCTCCACTGTACTCTATTTCACTAGAATCATCGTCGAGATCTTTAGGCCTTACACCAGTTATGCTCATACGCGTGCGCGGCGAGAAAGCACGAGCATCTTCTTCCTCATCTTCGCTAGTCGATTCAATTACTTGTCTctgtttgcctttttgttgAAGGCGTCGACCTGGTTGCACCACATCCTCGTCAGACTCGGTGTCTTCCACTGTAACATTGCTATAACGGCCATGAGAGGATTTACCTGCAACGGCCCCACCATAACGAGAAGAACGACTCGAGCGTCCTTGAtggaaatagaaaattttaaattttgaggCTAATACGGTTATAGTATAATTACCTGAAGTAGAAGCACTTATCACAACATCCTCTTCTTCCGAATAATACTCCTCGCTATCGCTCATTGTTCCATCGGCtaattatattataaaaatttgtaaaaacaCCTAACAATTTAATCACGCTACCGCCAAAAAATTCCAGAGTTGCCagtaaaatgtatattttttaatgttgCCAGCCTGACTTAAGTAATTGccgttaaatttaaattaatcgCCAGCTGAGTAGCTTTAAGTGTTGCCAGTCTAACATAAAAATACTAGGTCACTAGAAAATACCATAAAACACCGCtaagtttaaattaaaaataaaatataagtttcgcaaagtaaaattgtttaaatgaGAAAATTGACTAACATTTTTACAAAAGTTTACTTAATCGTGTTTTTAGTAAATCCTCTTTTTTAATGAGTAGCCAAAAACAAGCTAAACAGCCAGcactgctagaaacatttgcaaaaaaatatgagtataagtgtgagtgtgttgcTACGGTAgctaaaaattgatttaaacagagcaaaataaatgtttaattatatattatatgtatttcACTTGTTACAAATTGGAACAATATGTTGACCAAATAGCAGGTAAATGTGTTACTGAACTAAAATCTGAAGCCACTGCAacagctgttgttgttgatgtcaCAGGCTCAgttagagagaaagagagaaaaaagcaCGGCAAATGGAGAGGGGACGCGTCTCTATGAGCGTTGTTTATTTTGTCGCCAGAGATTAGAGAAAGTTTATAAAAAGACCTGGCAATTAGCATCAAATAGCCAGTTGGTGTAATCAGTTAAAACGAAAAACACTCGCATGTGAAAAAGCAACAAGTCGATGAAAATCTCGAGAGTTACAACaaattgtatatacatatatttgataTTGACAGAGCCAAAGTCGAAGTGTTTACGGGGGATCGGTCCATGAAGAGATGAATAATTTACGTAGTCGCAAATATTCATCACTTGAGCCCAATGTCAAAGAGACTCATCAGGTGTGCAGCAAATACCAAAATTGTTAACATTTCTATTCGAACCTGAGCTTGGCTATAACGATTAGCTGACAAATAATGGCATTCAGGCGCAACCACATGTTGACGTATTTATCTTATCGGCGGCAATTTTATACAATAGATTTGGCCAGCAATTGTATCCGCCAAGCCTAGCCTAGCCGAAGAAGAAATACTCTCTATAGAAGTGAATCAGAAATCCACACTCAAATGATTCATTCATTGTATCCACTGCAATTAACCCTTGAATAGTTCTCATAAATTAAAGAACAAACACTCATGCTAATGCTCATTAGATGGAATGACCTCATAACTAAAATTTTCCTTCCTAACTAATTACTGAACTCACTTAGGTAGGGCATAATGATGACTGCTAATATTTCTAATCTTTATCTTGTTATCAATTATTTAGGCAACAAGTCGATCAAAATCGAATACAACTGAACATAATCAAAACCTTGACAATACCCAAGTGACAAACATGTCATCATTAAGCGCTGCCTCACGCCTCAAGTCTTCCACCCATCATAGACGAAGCCAGAGCGAAAGTTCAGCAGAAGACTATGGAGCAGTACAAAACGGCAACGGCCACGGCAACGGAATGTGGCGAAATGAGTTACATCTGGAAACAGAAAGTGATGTGGCCCAGCCCATAAAGGGCAAGAAGGCAACGGACCACACCAGTATCAGATATGAGAAGATTAGCGATCTTGTAGACGTTGTCGCACGCATAGCAATTGTCTTAATCTTTATGTGAGTGACAATGAACATAATCCTTGAGATTAATAATAACTCAGCCATACCCTTTTTGATTTTAGAAAATTGGAGACAATGACCGCTTTCAAAAGAGAAATCCATGCCGAAGAATTATGGTTATATAAGAACCCAAGAAGACCCGATTATGTCAAGGGTGAAGTGTTATTATTCTGGGTTATAGCTGCCCCTTTTCTGGTGACATTATTTTTCTTGGCTTGGACCAGGAATAGAAGAGATTTTCGCGCGGCCAGTTGGTCCTGGACATTGGCATTGTGCCTAAATGCCATACCAACAAGTTTGCTAAAGGTCACTGTCGGACGACCAAGACCAGATTATTTCTATCGATGCTTTCCTGATGGCATAATGGTCTTAAATGAGACAATTACCGGTAGTTCAATATTGGATTTTAATTGTACTGGCCGCTTAAGTGATATCAATGAGGGACGCAAAAGTTTTCCTAGTGGTCATTCATCCTGTAAGTAAAAAAATGGAAACCAAACTCACCTGAACTATTTTCTAACACATTTTAAATTATCTTTACAGTTGCCTTTGCCAGTTTTGGTTTTATAGCCTACTATGTGGGGGCCAAACTACATGCCTTTGATGTGCGTGGACGTGGTCATACCTGGCGTCAATTAATTCCAACTGTGCCCTTCATAATTGCTGCTTTGGTGGCCATTAGTCGGACATGTGactatcatcatcattggcAGGATGTGACTGTAGGCGGTGTCATCGGTCTCCTTGCTGGTTATATCAGCTATAGACAATATTATCCATCAATATTTAGTCCAGAAGCTGGTACACCATTTAATCGTTGGTCTCAGACCTCAAAACATCATTATAATCAACAGGAAAAGTACAACATACAAGAGGATCACCATGGAGATAATAATGAAGATATGCTTAAGAGGCCTCTACTTAGTGGGTAACATGATAAAGTAACTAAGAGAAAAAAGCtttatgtattatatatatagtcaATTAATCGAGAAAATCGAAATCGAAGCTGTATTCCTGttatctatacatatattcttaatcGTCAAATGGTGTAGCAGACAGCAGGGCTGTATATTTTAAATAGAGGGCGTGGCTTTTGTTATTTATGCGACTACATTAAGTCTGCCATTTAATTGAATAGGACACTATCAGCTAGATATATATCTTTTCGCTTGTACTACTGTGA is a window encoding:
- the LOC6650163 gene encoding phospholipid phosphatase 5 isoform X2 yields the protein MSSLSAASRLKSSTHHRRSQSESSAEDYGAVQNGNGHGNGMWRNELHLETESDVAQPIKGKKATDHTSIRYEKISDLVDVVARIAIVLIFIKLETMTAFKREIHAEELWLYKNPRRPDYVKGEVLLFWVIAAPFLVTLFFLAWTRNRRDFRAASWSWTLALCLNAIPTSLLKVTVGRPRPDYFYRCFPDGIMVLNETITGSSILDFNCTGRLSDINEGRKSFPSGHSSFAFASFGFIAYYVGAKLHAFDVRGRGHTWRQLIPTVPFIIAALVAISRTCDYHHHWQDVTVGGVIGLLAGYISYRQYYPSIFSPEAGTPFNRWSQTSKHHYNQQEKYNIQEDHHGDNNEDMLKRPLLSG
- the LOC6650162 gene encoding transcription termination factor 2; amino-acid sequence: MSDSEEYYSEEEDVVISASTSGRSSRSSRYGGAVAGKSSHGRYSNVTVEDTESDEDVVQPGRRLQQKGKQRQVIESTSEDEEEDARAFSPRTRMSITGVRPKDLDDDSSEIEYSGADGEEEQPDEPEADEEQEDAAAARYRQATDGAANLLPRYTTQFVNQMESNNLHSTLFGDALEVEVEESSSQNNSAGSDVMIVSNRQPLIEISSTEDDDSIGKENRSGPPFASRSTRHHSPRSSAGAAVVKAAKNLVQPTIQMALKQRTSPVPSAPRRSRIKSEDQLVAKPIYQDEMRKLNELKVQLNDAVKLYQNVSHKLPDKGYQMRNRISSLRENIAKQEKFVEGLNVEKVTPKKVTKPTVVAPVRKSNQNEAPDWDELSAAVNQIQPKYTGAQGLATFNTQKALTVDALKDLHGSLKGCPAENVMADDPQGLKVQLMGHQKHALAWLSWRESQSPRGGILADDMGLGKTLTMISSVLACKNRQDARGDAGSESESDDDTGSKRKSTGGWNSKGRKDYHKGGTLVVCPASLLRQWEGEVESKVSRNRLTVCVHHGNNRETKSKHLRTYDLVVTTYQIVAREQKASGALFGMKWRRIILDEAHVVRNHKAQTSIAVSALRAKYRWALTGTPIQNKELDVYALLKFLRCSPFDDLATWKKWIDNKSAGGQNRLNLLMKSLMLRRTKAQLQLDGKLNNLPQKELRLIEINLDKDEMNVYQKVLTYSRTLFAQFLFQRSEKDSDMNFISDANKPTYNQIKDPNGAYYKMHQKFAKMAGSKKEVKSHDILVLLLRLRQICCHPGLIDSMLEDNGADKMANNSSEEDSPEIDLLAQLNKLAITDTSNSSNRSGRGSRGSRSSRGGADDEHDDDGPPLRGDEARIAKASSNVLKRSNPVFNLKRPSSKMLKIIEILKTSIFRGKSNDKAIIVSQWTGVLDILRDHLEKDKFDTLSLNGTIPVKSRQDIVNQFNDPRNPKRILLLSLTAGGVGLNLIGANHLLLLDLHWNPQLECQAQDRIYRVGQKKDVVIYKFMCLETVEERIKALQDRKLELAEGVLTGAKVSTKLTIDDLKGLFGM
- the LOC6650163 gene encoding phospholipid phosphatase 5 isoform X1, coding for MNNLRSRKYSSLEPNVKETHQATSRSKSNTTEHNQNLDNTQVTNMSSLSAASRLKSSTHHRRSQSESSAEDYGAVQNGNGHGNGMWRNELHLETESDVAQPIKGKKATDHTSIRYEKISDLVDVVARIAIVLIFIKLETMTAFKREIHAEELWLYKNPRRPDYVKGEVLLFWVIAAPFLVTLFFLAWTRNRRDFRAASWSWTLALCLNAIPTSLLKVTVGRPRPDYFYRCFPDGIMVLNETITGSSILDFNCTGRLSDINEGRKSFPSGHSSFAFASFGFIAYYVGAKLHAFDVRGRGHTWRQLIPTVPFIIAALVAISRTCDYHHHWQDVTVGGVIGLLAGYISYRQYYPSIFSPEAGTPFNRWSQTSKHHYNQQEKYNIQEDHHGDNNEDMLKRPLLSG